One window from the genome of Hippoglossus hippoglossus isolate fHipHip1 chromosome 6, fHipHip1.pri, whole genome shotgun sequence encodes:
- the polg gene encoding DNA polymerase subunit gamma-1 gives MLHVLRRPLQRSLVCLRWTCSRSPFCTRSRSLKGEDSPETRLNPLKIQMLSKNLHEQIFRGLEPEYAEEDVERGVKHLQKHQLWEKETSLLPDVELKLAQMFGENIDEHFRILAQNQSLPYLVAAIELQQAELPPMPQEWKWEVGWTRYGPSGESQKVDFPDESALVFDVEVCVTEGRCPTLATAVSPTNWYSWCSKRLIEERYSWSNQLTLADLIPLETPMNSAYPPRGQWKHRLVVGHHVSFDRSFIKEQYLLKSSKVRFMDTMSLHMAISGLTGFQRMLWMANKLGKRKGLQGVKEHIKKTGQKKQGPMMGSWDWVNFGSINNLADVHALYVGGPPLQKEARETFVKGSMMDVRSKFQELMQYCAMDVQATHQVFSEQLPLFMERCPHPVTFAGMLEMGVSYLPVNQNWDRYLEDSQDVYEELQREMKKTLMTLADDACQLLEDDRYKEDPWLWDLEWDVQEFKLKKVAVSKKKQVKETVEAQVVSPPAESEEDPGPPSEEEVEDPFPGRLAVERLKETVNRLPKRRQHLPGHPGWYRKLCEKMSEEASWSPGASLISLQMRLTPKLMGLTWDGFPLHYTEKHGWGYLVPGRRDNLQSQEDDDDAGPVCPHRAIESIYRDHCEQNSKDQPECLDSPLSDDLMLTDSAVWAKVEELSSLESLMEENGGRTTRTKNTSQDPHYIPENSRCHYHHGNGPYNDVDIPGCWFFKLPHKDGNQNNVGSPFSKDFLAKMEDGTLRAGRSGTNATRALEINKMMSFWRNAHKRISSQMVLWLRKGELPRTVIRHKDFDDEGHYGAILPQVITAGTVTRRAVEPTWLTASNARRDRVGSELKAMVQVPPGYHLVGADVDSQELWIAAVLGEAHFAGMHGCTAFGWMTLQGKKSQGTDLHSRIADVVGISREHAKVFNYGRIYGAGQPFAERLLMQFNHRLSQTEASSKARQMYALTKGIRRYDLSEEGEWLVTELGIEVEREDDGSVTLQELRRISRLAAKSTRRKRWDIVGKRLWAGGTESDMFNKLESIAHSAQPATPVLGCRISRALEPEAVKDEFITSRVNWVVQSSAVDYLHLMLVAMKWLFEEYNIDGRFCISIHDEVRYLVRSEDRYRAALALQITNLLTRSAFAHALGMQDLPQSVAFFSAVDIDQCLRKEVNMDCETPSNPTGLERRYGLPPGEALDIYEILNITKGSLMKDR, from the exons ATGCTGCATGTGTTGCGCCGTCCCCTGCAGAGGTCTCTCGTCTGTCTGCGATGGACGTGTTCACGCTCCCCCTTCTGCACCAGGTCTCGCTCCCTCAAAGGCGAGGACTCCCCAGAGACCCGCCTGAATCCCCTCAAAATTCAGATGCTGTCAAAGAACCTCCATGAGCAGATCTTCCGAGGCCTGGAACCAGAATACGCAGAGGAGGACGTGGAGCGCGGCGTCAAGCATTTGCAGAAGCACCAGCTGTGGGAGAAAGAAACGTCACTGTTGCCCGACGTGGAGCTGAAACTGGCTCAGATGTTTGGGGAAAATATTGATGAGCACTTTCGTATCCTGGCTCAGAATCAGAGTCTGCCCTACCTCGTGGCTGCCATCGAGCTGCAGCAGGCCGAGCTCCCCCCCATGCCACAGGAATGGAAGTGGGAGGTTGGCTGGACACGCTATGGGCCCAGTGGGGAGAGTCAGAAGGTGGATTTCCCCGATGAGTCTGCGCTGGTGTTTGATGTGGAGGTGTGCGTAACGGAGGGACGGTGTCCTACGCTGGCTACTGCAGTGTCTCCCACTAACTG GTATTCCTGGTGCAGTAAGCGTCTGATTGAAGAGCGATACTCCTGGTCAAACCAGTTGACCCTCGCTGACCTCATACCTCTTGAGACACCTATGAACTCTGCCTATCCTCCGAGAGGCCAGTGGAAGCACCGGCTCGTAGTGGGCCATCATGTCAGTTTTGACCGATCTTTCATTAAGGAGCAATACTTACTAAAG AGTTCAAAGGTGCGCTTCATGGATACCATGAGCCTGCACATGGCTATTTCAGGACTGACTGGGTTCCAGCGCATGCTATGGATGGCCAACAAGCTGGGCAAGAGGAAGGGTCTTCAGGGGGTCAAGGAGCATATTAAGAAAACTGGACAGAAAAAGCAGGGTCCAAtg ATGGGCTCCTGGGACTGGGTGAATTTTGGCAGCATTAATAACCTTGCTGATGTCCATGCACTGTACGTGGGAGGGCCGCCGCTGCAGAAGGAGGCCAGAGAGACCTTTGTGAAGGGCAGCATGATGGATGTCAGGAGCAAGTTCCAG GAGTTGATGCAGTATTGCGCCATGGATGTTCAGGCCACCCATCAAGTCTTCTCCGAGCAGCTGCCCCTGTTCATGGAGAG GTGTCCTCATCCAGTGACGTTTGCAGGGATGCTGGAGATGGGTGTGAGCTACCTTCCTGTCAATCAGAACTGGGATCGGTACCTGGAAGATTCTCAAGACGTTTACGAAGAGCtccagagagagatgaagaagacTCTGATGACTCTAGCTGATGATGCCTGCCAGCTGCTGGAGGACGacag ATATAAAGAAGACCCCTGGCTCTGGGATCTTGAGTGGGATGTGCAGGAGTTCAAGCTGAAGAAAGTAGCAGTCAGCAAGAAGAAACAAGTGAAAGAAACTGTTGAAGCACAAGTTGTTAGTCCTCCTGCAGAATCTGAAGAAG ATCCAGGCCCACCGTCTGAAGAGGAGGTCGAGGACCCTTTCCCCGGCCGGCTGGCTGTGGAGAGGCTGAAGGAAACGGTGAATCGACTTCCTAAGAGAAGGCAACATCTGCCTGGACATCCAGG ATGGTATCGTAAGCTGTGTGAGAAGATGTCTGAGGAGGCCAGCTGGTCGCCTGGAGCCAGCCTGATCAGTCTGCAGATGAGACTGACGCCCAAGCTGATGGGTCTGACGTGGGATGGTTTCCCTCTGCATTACACAGAGAAGCATGGGTGGGGCTATCTGGTACCTGGACGCAGGGATAACCTTCAATCTCAGGAGGACGACGATGACGCCGGGCCTGTGTGCCCACACAG AGCTATTGAGAGCATTTACAGGGACCATTGTGAGCAGAACAGCAAAGACCAGCCTGAATGTCTGGACTCCCCCCTATCAGATGACCTCATGTTGACGGACAGCGCAGTGTGGGCAAAG GTGGAGGAGTTAAGTTCCCTGGAAAGTTTGATGGAGGAAAATGGAGGCAGAACGACAAGGAccaaaaacaca TCCCAGGATCCACATTACATCCCAGAGAATAGTCGGTGCCATTATCACCATGGAAACGGGCCCTACAATGATGTAGATATCCCAGGGTGCTGGTTTTTCAAATTGCCTCACAAG GACGGCAACCAAAACAATGTCGGCAGTCCCTTCTCGAAAGACTTTCTGGCCAAGATGGAGGATGGTACTCTTAGGGCAGGACGGAGTGGAACCAATGCTACACGAGCGCTGGAGATCAACAAAATGATGTCCTTCTGGAGGAATGCCCATAAACGTATCAG CTCTCAGATGGTGCTGTGGTTGCGAAAAGGGGAGCTTCCTCGTACTGTCATCAG ACACAAGGACTTTGATGACGAGGGCCACTATGGTGCCATATTACCTCAGGTCATCACCGCGGGAACGGTAACACGGCGAGCTGTGGAGCCGACGTGGCTGACGGCCAGTAACGCACGG CGGGACCGGGTGGGCAGTGAGCTGAAGGCCATGGTGCAGGTGCCTCCTGGGTACCACCTGGTGGGAGCAGATGTGGACTCTCAGGAGCTGTGGATTGCTGCTGTGCTCGGAGAGGCTCACTTTGCCGGCATGCACG GTTGCACAGCGTTTGGCTGGATGACCCTTCAGGGAAAGAAGAGTCAGGGCACGGACCTGCACAGCCGCATTGCTGATGTTGTGGGCATCAGCAGGGAGCACGCAAAGGTGTTCAACTACGGACGCATCTATGGCGCAGGGCAACCTTTTGCCGAGAGGCTGCTGATGCAGTTCAACCACCGCCTCAGTCAGACAGAAGCTTCCAGCAAAGCCAGGCAGATGTATGCCTTAACAAAGGGCATACGCAG ATATGATCTGTCAGAGGAGGGCGAGTGGCTGGTCACTGAACTGGGCAtagaggtggagagggaggatgatGGAAGCGTCACTTTGCAGGAGTTGCGCAGGATCAGTCGACTGGCCGCAAAGAG CACTCGGAGGAAGAGGTGGGACATTGTTGGAAAACGTCTGTGGGCTGGAGGAACTGAGTCGGACATGTTCAACAAGCTGGAGAGTATAGCTCATTCAGCACAGCCAGCCACTCCGGTTCTCGGCTGCAGGATTAGCAGAGCTCTGGAGCCCGAGGCAGTCAAGGATGAG TTCATCACCAGCAGAGTGAACTGGGTGGTCCAGAGCTCAGCAGTGGACTACCTGCACCTGATGCTGGTGGCCATGAAGTGGCTCTTTGAGGAGTACAACATCGACGGCCGCTTCTGCATCAGCATCCACGACGAGGTGCGGTACCTGGTCCGCAGTGAAGACCGTTACCGAGCAGCACTGGCACTGCAGATCACTAACCTGCTCACAAG GAGTGCGTTCGCTCACGCGCTGGGTATGCAGGACCTCCCCCAGTCAGTAGCTTTCTTCAGCGCTGTTGACATTGACCAGTGTCTGAGGAAGGAGGTCAACATGGACTGTGAAACCCCCTCTAACCCCACAGGTCTGGAACGCAGATACGGTCTGCCACCCG GTGAAGCCTTGGACATCTATGAAATCCTCAACATCACTAAAGGCTCTCTGATGAAAGACAGATAG